TGGCCCAGGGGCCGGCGATGGGCAGCAGCAGGGTGTCGACCCGGTGCGGCGGCAGGGTGAGCGCGTCACCGGGGTGGAAGAGCCGGCCGTCGAGCAGGAAGCCGACGTTGCCGACCCGCGGAATGTCGGGGTGGATGACGGCGTGCCACTCGCCGTGGACGCTCACGTCGAGGCCGTCGATGTCGAACGCGTCGCCCTCGCCGACCACCCGGACGTGGGCGGCGATGCCCTCCAGCTGGTCGGCGACCGCCCGGTTGGTCCAGATCCGCAGACCCGGGTCGGCCTCGACGGCGGCGCGCAGCCGGTCCTCGGCGAAGTGGTCCATGTGCTCGTGGGTGATCAGGACGGCGCCCGCGCCCTGCAGCGCGTCGGCCTCGGTGAACAGGCCCGGGTCGATGACGACCGTGGTGTCCCCGTGCTCGATCCGGACGCAGGCGTGCCCAAGCTTTGTCAGTCGCATGGGGCAAACAATACAGCAAGACTGCACAGTTTCGCTGTATACCCGTCGGGTAGCATGGCCCCATGGACGACGCCGACCTCCAGCGAGCCGAGCACACCGCGCACGGCGCCCCGGACGCCGAGGGCCCGGACGCCGCAACCCTCGAACTCGCCGCCGAGCTCCGCAACGCCGTCGGCGAACTCGTCCGCGCACTGCGCCCCGGTGACGAACTGCCGCAGAACCAGGCGGCCGTCCTCGGCCGTCTCGTCCGCGAGGGCCCGCACACCACCAGCGAGCTCGCCGCCCTCCAGCGGGTCCGCCACCAGTCGATGGCCCGCACCGTCGCCCTGCTCACCGAGGCCGGACTCGTCGCCCAGCACCCGCACCCCACCGACGGCCGCAAGCTCGTCCTCACCGCCACACCGGACGGCACCGCCGCCCTGCACGCCCAGCGGGCCCGGCGCGAGGGCGAGATCGCCGCCGCCATCACCCGGCGGCTGACCCCCGACGAGCAGCGCCTGCTGCGCGAGGCCGTCCCACTGCTGCGCCGCCTGTCCTGACCCGGCCCGCGCCGCAGGCCGCACGCCACCCGCGCGGGCGAATCGCGGGCCGCCGCCGCTACCCGGGCCCGGGGCCGCGCGTTGGGCAGACCGCCCAGCACCGCCCGCCCGAAGGGACGCCCGCCATGAACCCCGTCCGCACCGCCCTCGTCCTCGCCGCCGTCTGCGGCCTGCTTCTCGCCGGCGCCGGCTCCGCCGCGGCCTGCGGTCCGCTGGACCTCGCGGCCGGCCTCGCGCCCGGCTTCGGCAACGCCTGCGTCAACCGCTGACGACGTCAGCCCCTGACGACGACGGGCTCCGGCGCCGACCGCTCGGCCGACTCCTCGGCCGACCGCTCCGCCGGCTGCTCGGCGCGCTGGCCCGGCAGGACGGGCTGCACGCCCAGCGGCGGCAGCGCCACGTGCTCGCTGAGGCCGATCCGCCGGTGCAGCCTGCGCAGCGGCGCCGGCGCCCACCAGTTGAACTCGCCGAACAGGCTCATCGCGGCCGGCACCAGCAGGCACCGCACCAACGTCGCGTCGACCGCGACGGCCACCGCCAGGGCGATGCCCATCTGCTTGACCATGAGCATCTGCCCGGCCGCGAACCCGGCGAAGACGATCACCATCAGCAGCGCCGCCGAGGTGATGATCTTTCCGCTGCGCTGGAGCCCGAGCTGCACCGACCGGGTGCAGCCGTGCCCCTGGTCGTACAGCTCCTTGATCCGCGACAGCAGGAAGACCTCGTAGTCCATCGACAGGCCGAACGCGAAGGCGAAGACCAGCACCGGGACGAAGGTCTCCAGGCCGCCCGACGGGGTGAAGCCGAGCAGCCCGCTGAAGTACCCGTGCTGGAACACCAGGGTCAGCGCGCCGAGCGAGGCGCCCAGCGACAGCACGTTCATCAGCAGCGCCTTGACCGGCATCACCACCGAGCCGGTCATCAGGAAGAGCAGCAGCAGCGTGCCGAAAGCGACCAGCCCGAGGGCCCACGGGCCCCTGGTCGCGATCTCGTGCTTGAAGTCCACCACGGACGCGGCGTCGCCGGTCACGTAGGTGGTGAGCCCGCCCCGGTGCTCGCGCAGCTCGGCGACCACCTGCCTGGCCTGCGCGCCCTGCGGATCACCCTTGACCAGCACGTCGACCGTGGACAGGTCGGCGCCCACCGGGGTGACCGAGCGGACCCCGCTCACCCCGGGCAGCTTGGCGATCACCTCGTCGGCGTACGCCTGGGCGGCCCGCTGGTTGCTCGCCACCACGACCGTGACCGGCGCCTGGGCCTGCTGGGGGAACCGCTGCTGCACCGTCTCGGCGACCTGCCGGGCCGCGAACGACTTGGGCAGCGCGTCCGCCCCCGAGGTCCGCGGGTGCGCGCCGAGGAAGGGCGCCCCGGCCGCGGTCAGCAGCGCGACACAGACCAACACCACCGGCACCGCGCGCTTCTGCACCCGGCGCACCGTCCGCGAGAAGAAGCCCTCGTCCGGCACCGGCTCGGTCGGCGCCTTGATCCGGTGCCCGACGAAGCCCAGCAGCGCCGGGACGAGGGTGAGGGCGGCCGCCACCGCGATCACCACCACACTGACCCCGGCCACCCCGACCGCGCGGAAGACCGGGCTGGTGAAGACGAACAGTCCGGACAGGGCCACCGCCACGGTC
The Kitasatospora paranensis genome window above contains:
- a CDS encoding MarR family winged helix-turn-helix transcriptional regulator, producing the protein MDDADLQRAEHTAHGAPDAEGPDAATLELAAELRNAVGELVRALRPGDELPQNQAAVLGRLVREGPHTTSELAALQRVRHQSMARTVALLTEAGLVAQHPHPTDGRKLVLTATPDGTAALHAQRARREGEIAAAITRRLTPDEQRLLREAVPLLRRLS
- a CDS encoding MMPL family transporter; the encoded protein is MRKPSTAAADTEVGGRLAALGRACHRHRRWVLGFWALVLVAGVLIGGRVFEGTVAGGGAGASESAKGTAVVQAADPVKGTVTAVVDGTPVNGPAVRSAVSAAATDVARLPGVASVADPYTNGGSALVSADGDAGLVSVRMTDGSTPAQLSAVTDRLAGIEAPGAHVTVGGDLVLEQEVKQQTEKDTRFGEIVTLPLTLVVMVLVFGGLAAAGLPGIGAIASVGGALLAMFGFSRIMDIDTSVLPIATVLGLGLSIDYALLMVNRFREERGHGATIAQAVERTAATAGRTVAFSGLTVAVALSGLFVFTSPVFRAVGVAGVSVVVIAVAAALTLVPALLGFVGHRIKAPTEPVPDEGFFSRTVRRVQKRAVPVVLVCVALLTAAGAPFLGAHPRTSGADALPKSFAARQVAETVQQRFPQQAQAPVTVVVASNQRAAQAYADEVIAKLPGVSGVRSVTPVGADLSTVDVLVKGDPQGAQARQVVAELREHRGGLTTYVTGDAASVVDFKHEIATRGPWALGLVAFGTLLLLFLMTGSVVMPVKALLMNVLSLGASLGALTLVFQHGYFSGLLGFTPSGGLETFVPVLVFAFAFGLSMDYEVFLLSRIKELYDQGHGCTRSVQLGLQRSGKIITSAALLMVIVFAGFAAGQMLMVKQMGIALAVAVAVDATLVRCLLVPAAMSLFGEFNWWAPAPLRRLHRRIGLSEHVALPPLGVQPVLPGQRAEQPAERSAEESAERSAPEPVVVRG
- a CDS encoding MBL fold metallo-hydrolase, whose translation is MRLTKLGHACVRIEHGDTTVVIDPGLFTEADALQGAGAVLITHEHMDHFAEDRLRAAVEADPGLRIWTNRAVADQLEGIAAHVRVVGEGDAFDIDGLDVSVHGEWHAVIHPDIPRVGNVGFLLDGRLFHPGDALTLPPHRVDTLLLPIAGPWAKVSELIDYTREAGAGRAVGIHEAVLSEVGQMVHGRLLGEGGPGTGTPFTQLKAGEQIDLG